One part of the Vicia villosa cultivar HV-30 ecotype Madison, WI linkage group LG6, Vvil1.0, whole genome shotgun sequence genome encodes these proteins:
- the LOC131611495 gene encoding nuclear transcription factor Y subunit B-like has translation MKKTLPANGKIAKDAKEILHECVFEFISFIANEASDKCQRQKRKTINDDDLLWALGFEDYIDPLKIYLKIQEVNSISVYCFSIFWYFTLQAFLVPPVRTNENWVLWQCLKGCFEFLLLLYFLLMVTLFL, from the exons atgaagaagactctCCCTGCTAATGGTAAAATCGCAAAGGATGCTAAAGAGATTCTCCATGAATGCGTCTTTGAGTTCATCAGCTTCATCGCCAACGA GGCCTCTGATAAGTGTCAAAGACAGAAGAGGAAGACGATTAACGATGATGATTTGCTTTGGGCGCTAGGTTTCGAGGATTATATTGATCCTCTTAAGATTTACCTTAAGATACAAGAGGTAAATTCTATTTCAGTTTactgtttttcaattttttggtattttactttACAAGCTTTTCTGGTACCCCCGGTGAGAACAAATGAGAATTGGGTCCTCTGGCAATGTTTAAAGGgttgttttgaatttttattgttgttgtacTTTTTACTAATGGTAActctttttctttaa